Sequence from the Spirochaetota bacterium genome:
TAATATTATTACTGCATTTTTTCGTTGATGGCGCTTATCAATTTATAATGACAACTGAAGATAAAAAAAACTTCTATATTGAGCCAGTTGAGATTGAGGTTTACTTTAAAAAGGCTGGAAGGGTACGAACCTTAATCAAGGACCTATATATAAAACTCATTGATGTTAAACCAGAAACAGAGCATAGCATTAGGATATTTAATTACTTTTTGGAGAAGGATGAGCCAATCGATCTGATGGAGGTTATGAATATTTTTCCTGAATATATGCCTGTTATCTTTGATTCATACTATCACAGAATAGCATTATTCGAAAAGCTAAGCATGCACTATAAAGAAGGTCTTTCCGGCAGCATTGATGCATGGAGACTCTCCCTATATTTCACAGAACTACTGCATAAATATGAGCCTACAGTTGCTTCTACCAAATATCTTGGCAATTTCCAAACGCATAATTTGAACTATCTGATCAGGAAACTCAATGAACTAAATCAACAATTTCTTTTAGAGGATTCTACTGTTGCGTTTCTAATAAAAAGGCGCAACAAGGCATTTGAGGGAAAACCTCGTGATCGAATGTTTGATAAACTCGTTGAATTGTGGGAGTTTAATGTAAAAGAGGGAAGCAGATAACAAATATAGTTACACAAATTTCGAATATACTCCAATCATCTGATTAACAGCGATCTCCCAGTTAAAGCATTCCTCAACCCTCTTAATGCCATTTTGCGCCATGAGTTTAAGTCTTTCACCATCTTTCAGAAGATCATTTATTGCTCCTGCAAGAGCGACATCATCCTTGGCTGGAACAACAATTCCAGCATCCCCAACAACCTCCGGAAGTGCGCCTCCATCACTAGAAACTACCGGTATACCACACGACATGGCCTCAGCGGCTGGGAAACCGAAGCCCTCATATACAGAGGGGACAATCGCAATCTCAGATTCACAATAATGCTTCACCAGCTCTTCAATTGTAACCTTTCCAGTAAATTCTATATTATCTCCAACTCCAAGCATTTTCATCAATCTTAGTGTGCTCTTTCTGTGTGGTGAACCGCCATCAACAACTGTCAAAAAGGCTTTTTTATTCACCTGCTTCATCGCCTTTAAAAGATAGACAAAGCCCTTCTTTCTATCCTCTACATTCCCAACAAAGATCAACTTACCCCTTTTTTTCTTTATCCCCTTAATAGGCCTAAATATACTTCTATCAAGGCCGTTATACACCACAGTTTGCTTTTGCATTGGCACCTTAAGATAGCGATTTGTCTTCTTTTTAGAATCCTCAGAAACGACAATAACATGATCAAGTCGCGGAGTTACAAGCCTTTGCATTAGGACTGGATAGAAGAGAACCGGACCCATCTTTACCCTGAAGTTTGGCGCTCTTTCAACAGTTTTTTCAAGATCAATATGCAAGGGATGATGGACAGTGGCAATAATTGGAATACCAAGAGACTTCATCAGGAGAAGCCCATACCCTAGGCATTGATTGTCATGAATAATGTCAAATTTTATTTGTCTCGAGAGTTCCTTCAACTTCAGATATGCCCTTATACTAAAGGCCATGATTTCAGAAAATATACCAAACCTTGTGCTGAAATATTCATAGAAATTGATAGGGCTCAAAACATTAAAAGGGAACTCATTGTTTATCACATGAATGCCTTTTTTTATAAAATACTCATTATTATATATGTAGTGGACTGTTACTCCCTTACTCATAGTTGGATATGGCGGGCCTATAATAGCATG
This genomic interval carries:
- a CDS encoding glycosyltransferase family 4 protein yields the protein MRICLLCYRGNPYSGGQGIYLKYIADELLRQGHDVHAIIGPPYPTMSKGVTVHYIYNNEYFIKKGIHVINNEFPFNVLSPINFYEYFSTRFGIFSEIMAFSIRAYLKLKELSRQIKFDIIHDNQCLGYGLLLMKSLGIPIIATVHHPLHIDLEKTVERAPNFRVKMGPVLFYPVLMQRLVTPRLDHVIVVSEDSKKKTNRYLKVPMQKQTVVYNGLDRSIFRPIKGIKKKRGKLIFVGNVEDRKKGFVYLLKAMKQVNKKAFLTVVDGGSPHRKSTLRLMKMLGVGDNIEFTGKVTIEELVKHYCESEIAIVPSVYEGFGFPAAEAMSCGIPVVSSDGGALPEVVGDAGIVVPAKDDVALAGAINDLLKDGERLKLMAQNGIKRVEECFNWEIAVNQMIGVYSKFV